The Desulfobulbus propionicus DSM 2032 DNA segment ATCCTTGCCGGCCAGGTCGGTTCCCACAATCAGCAGGGTGGGCGGTAACGAATTCAAGGTGTTATCCTTCGAAACATAAAAAAACCGACGGTTCAGGGGCCGCAGCAGCGCTTGAACTTCTTGCCGCTGCCACAGGGACAGGGGCTGTTGCGGCCCACCTTGTCGGCGCGGCGGTCGGGCCCATCCTCGACCAGTTGGCCCGCCACATAGAACCACTGTCCCTCTTCACATACAAATCGGCTGATTTCATGAAGATGGATCAAGCCATCACCGGTACGGGCGGTGGCGCGGAATTCAACCACCCCTTCGCCATCTTTCTCTCCCCCCCTGTCGGTGCGCAGGATCACCAGGTCGCACCAGGCGGGAATGGTGGTTGAATCAATGGTCGACGGGCGGGTGGAAGGGTGCCAGGTGGCCAGCAGGTAGCCGACCGCGGCTCGAACATAGGCGGTGTAGCGCGAGCGCATCAAGGCCAGGGCGGTATTCGCCCTGCTTCGCCCGGAAAGAAGAGGCTCGCAGCAGTCGGCATAGACGACACCGGAACCGCAAGGACAAGAGGTGAAAGGATGCATGGTTTTCGAATCAGGCAAGGTAGGGGGCAAAGGTTCTCTCTATTTCTACCGGATCCTCGGGGAGTGCGCACCTTCCCAGGGCTCAAAAAATGCATTTTCTTGAAATCTAACCCATGAGGAGAGTTTGCGCACAAAATCTCTCCGGAAGACAAGCGCGTCTTGAATAGTGTCTCCGATCAGTTGCGGTGGCTCTCAACTGGTGCCCCGATGTTTATACAAAAAATCCCCTTGGCGTTGGCAGCCAAGGGGATAAGGATCGGCCTGCAAACCGATATGTTGGGAGGTATCGATCAGATGATCGGTTTCATGGCGCTCATGTGGGAACGCAGTTCCTCGCCCACCTGCTCGACCACGGTGTAGCGGATGGCGGCGTTGATGCCGATCAGCTCGATGTTGTCCACCGAGTTGTCCTTGACTGCGAGTCCCTTGCCGATTACGTCGGTATCGAC contains these protein-coding regions:
- a CDS encoding YchJ family protein, which encodes MHPFTSCPCGSGVVYADCCEPLLSGRSRANTALALMRSRYTAYVRAAVGYLLATWHPSTRPSTIDSTTIPAWCDLVILRTDRGGEKDGEGVVEFRATARTGDGLIHLHEISRFVCEEGQWFYVAGQLVEDGPDRRADKVGRNSPCPCGSGKKFKRCCGP